The proteins below come from a single Rosa rugosa chromosome 2, drRosRugo1.1, whole genome shotgun sequence genomic window:
- the LOC133730936 gene encoding lectin 8-like — MLREPVDFTTGFVFTISPANKESYGDGLAFFIAANGSLLDGTVGTGSSLGLPVDDQHPFVAGTFDINSGSYSLGINLNSVDSSNTALVDGVTMEGQQNSGTITYDSGTKWLHVSVSTTYDSGTKWRNLSRTVNLQDYFPESVIVVGFSASTGSAFAQHKIISWKFTSTSAALVPSSPIQKNDSLVPSGQTSKNESQVVLPTAPGTTRKRA; from the coding sequence ATGCTGCGAGAACCTGTCGATTTCACCACAGGTTTCGTATTCACCATTAGTCCTGCTAACAAGGAGAGCTATGGCGATGGGCTCGCCTTCTTCATAGCAGCGAACGGATCCTTACTCGACGGCACAGTAGGAACTGGTAGCAGTCTAGGCCTCCCCGTCGATGACCAGCACCCGTTTGTGGCGGGGACGTTTGACATCAACTCCGGCAGCTACAGCCTGGGTATTAACCTCAACTCCGTCGATTCTAGCAACACCGCGCTGGTGGATGGTGTCACTATGGAAGGACAACAAAATAGTGGTACGATTACTTATGATTCTGGCACAAAATGGCTTCATGTTTCGGTTTCAACTACCTATGATTCTGGCACAAAATGGCGTAATCTTTCCAGGACTGTGAATCTGCAAGACTACTTTCCGGAGAGTGTGATCGTTGTTGGTTTCTCAGCTTCAACGGGCTCTGCATTCGCTCAGCATAAGATCATCTCGTGGAAGTTTACTTCAACTTCTGCTGCTCTTGTTCCTTCTAGCCCAATCCAAAAAAATGATTCTCTAGTTCCCTCTGGCCAAACAAGCAAAAACGAATCTCAAGTAGTACTTCCTACCGCACCGGGCACTACTAGAAAAAGGGCCTAA
- the LOC133732160 gene encoding L-type lectin-domain containing receptor kinase IX.1-like — protein MTLKFSHKQLQCFVFLLLISSATSLTFDFPSFSSNDTNTVFLEGDAYIRNQSINLCIINTTGSSIGRASYSEPFLLRENSTGKLADFTTNFTFNIELPNKTRYADGMVFFLAPNGSKLNRKQGGGGSLGLPFDDPITAASKNAFAFVAVEFDIYYNPEYSIEDPAYPHLGIDVNTLKSNVTAPWNGSLPDGRNNSAWISYSSGTKNLSVSFTNYVNGTQEINYLSYTVDLNQYLPDSVIVGFSAATGVRIALPKIHSWSFSSSLVLPPPRVGTNPKSGKNKIGLAVGLSVGGGAILVSGLGLIWLFMGKKRGGGEGSDEDLVLRHFIDEEFERGTGPRKFSYNELAQATNNFEEGGKLAEGGFGGVYRGFIKDLNSYVAVKKISSGSKQGLKEYAAEVKSISRLRHRNLVQLIGWCHEKKLLLVYELMPNGSLDSHLFKEKSLLHWDVRYKIAQGLASGLLYLHDEWEQCVLHRDIKSSNVMLDSNFKAKLGDFGLARLVDHGQQSQTTIVAGTRGYMALEYVVSGKASKQSDVYSFGIVALEIACGRKPIDLSLESSQVDMVEWVWELYGEAKVIEAADPKLGGDFDEKQMECLMIVGLWCAHPDYNFRPSIQQAIQVLNFEVPLPSLPLNMPVSTFLAHPVPPMFSSADNTCSEMGQNYESSGNTNSMNSSMGTVSSTSNSHTSASLS, from the coding sequence ATGACACTAAAGTTCTCCCACAAGCAGCTTCAATGCTTCGTTTTTCTTCTCTTGATCTCCTCTGCAACTTCATTGACCTTTGATTTCCCTAGTTTCAGTAGCAATGATACCAACACAGTATTTCTAGAGGGAGACGCTTATATCCGCAACCAATCCATCAACCTCTGCATCATAAACACAACCGGTAGCAGCATTGGTCGAGCCAGTTACAGTGAACCCTTCCTCCTCCGAGAAAACAGCACCGGAAAACTGGCCGACTTCACCACAAACTTCACATTCAACATCGAACTGCCAAACAAAACAAGATATGCAGATGGGATGGTTTTCTTCCTCGCACCAAACGGATCCAAGCTCAACCGCAAACAAGGAGGTGGAGGCAGTCTCGGCCTCCCCTTCGACGACCCCATCACAGCAGCCTCAAAGAATGCGTTCGCCTTTGTCGCCGTGGAGTTCGATATCTATTACAATCCTGAGTATTCCATAGAGGATCCAGCCTACCCTCATCTGGGTATCGACGTCAATACTCTCAAGTCAAACGTGACAGCACCTTGGAATGGAAGTCTTCCGGATGGAAGAAACAATAGTGCTTGGATCAGTTATAGTTCTGGCACCAAAAATCTTAGTGTTTCCTTCACTAATTATGTGAATGGTACCCAAGAGATTAATTACCTCAGTTACACGGTTGATCTCAATCAATACTTACCTGATTCAGTCATTGTTGGGTTCTCCGCTGCCACTGGTGTTCGTATTGCTCTACCCAAGATACATTCATGGAGTTTTAGTTCTTCATTAGTCCTCCCACCGCCAAGAGTCGGTACTAATCCCAAGTCAGGAAAGAACAAAATAGGACTAGCGGTGGGGTTGAGTGTTGGTGGAGGTGCTATCTTGGTAAGCGGGTTAGGGTTGATTTGGTTGTTCATGGGCAAGaagaggggaggaggagaaggaagtGATGAGGATCTCGTACTTCGCCACTTCATTGATGAGGAGTTTGAAAGAGGAACAGGTCCACGGAAGTTTTCCTACAATGAGTTGGCCCAAGCGACCAATAATTTTGAGGAGGGAGGGAAGCTTGCAGAGGGAGGGTTTGGTGGTGTATACAGAGGCTTCATAAAAGACTTGAATTCCTATGTTGCTGTCAAGAAGATATCAAGTGGGTCTAAACAAGGACTGAAGGAGTATGCGGCAGAAGTAAAGAGCATAAGTCGACTTAGGCATCGGAATCTAGTGCAACTCATTGGTTGGTGCCACGAGAAGAAACTCCTACTCGTCTACGAACTTATGCCTAATGGTAGCTTAGATTCACATTTGTTCAAAGAAAAAAGCTTGTTACATTGGGATGTACGGTACAAAATTGCACAAGGCTTGGCCTCGGGGCTGCTCTATCTACATGATGAATGGGAACAATGTGTACTGCACAGGGATATTAAATCCAGCAATGTTATGTTGGATTCAAATTTCAAGGCGAAACTTGGGGATTTCGGACTAGCTCGACTTGTGGACCACGGGCAACAATCACAAACAACAATTGTAGCAGGAACCAGGGGATACATGGCTCTCGAATACGTTGTATCAGGAAAGGCGAGCAAGCAATCAGATGTGTACAGCTTCGGAATTGTTGCTTTAGAAATAGCATGCGGGAGAAAACCCATCGATCTAAGTTTGGAAAGTAGTCAAGTCGATATGGTGGAGTGGGTTTGGGAGCTTTATGGTGAAGCGAAAGTCATTGAAGCAGCCGATCCAAAATTGGGTGGAGATTTTGATGAGAAACAAATGGAGTGCTTAATGATTGTTGGATTGTGGTGTGCTCATCCGGATTATAATTTTAGACCTTCAATACAACAAGCGATACAAGTGCTTAACTTCGAAGTTCCACTGCCGAGTCTTCCATTAAATATGCCAGTGTCAACATTTCTCGCTCATCCAGTACCTCCAATGTTCTCCAGTGCTGATAATACATGTTCTGAAATGGGCCAGAATTATGAGTCTTCAGGCAATACTAATagcatgaattcctcaatgggCACAGTGTCTTCTACCTCAAATTCCCATACATCGGCATCGCTTTCTTAA